Below is a genomic region from Citrobacter europaeus.
GAGCGATACGCTGGAGTATCGGCAGGACAGCACCTTGCTACGAGCGAATTTCGCAAACGACCAGCTTAACGGTGAAACGCGAATTGAAGAAAACGGACGCCTGCTGGCGGTTCTGCGTTACCAGCAGGGGATGCTGAACGGGATGATGGAGCGCTGGCATCCTAACGGCCAGCTTGCCATGCAGCAGGCGTATCGTGAGGGCAAGCCGGACGGTATTGCCCGCTACTTCACTGAAGACGGAGGATTGCTGCGAGAAGAGCAGTGGCTTAACGGTCAACTGCACGGCGAATGCCGCAGCTTTTATCCTTTCGGGCAGTTGCAGCTACGTGAACAGTGGCAGCAAGGGCTGCGCCACGCTCTCAGCGAACAGTTTTACCCGGACGGCACGCTTGCCCAGCGTTTATCTTATGAAAAGGGGATAATGAAAGGTGAGGCGCAACGCTGGTTGCCGGATGGGCGCGCCATTGATGCCACGGGAAAAGCACAGTCGCGAATGAGCAAATGGACGGAGAGGCTGTG
It encodes:
- a CDS encoding toxin-antitoxin system YwqK family antitoxin, with translation MSDTLEYRQDSTLLRANFANDQLNGETRIEENGRLLAVLRYQQGMLNGMMERWHPNGQLAMQQAYREGKPDGIARYFTEDGGLLREEQWLNGQLHGECRSFYPFGQLQLREQWQQGLRHALSEQFYPDGTLAQRLSYEKGIMKGEAQRWLPDGRAIDATGKAQSRMSKWTERL